The Prosthecobacter vanneervenii genome has a segment encoding these proteins:
- a CDS encoding DEAD/DEAH box helicase, which translates to MSTHTFPELGISPELLEAVKSLGFEQPSPIQAQAIPVALTGRDVVGQSQTGSGKTMAFGIPVVQGVDGSLRQVQALILCPTRELAMQVCAEIHKLASFKEGVRATPVYGGASYDRQIRALQSGSQIVVGTPGRILDFMERGLIKFDALKALVFDEADEMLDMGFSDDIDRLMAAVPKERQTIFFSATFEPRIRRLVENYTRNAATITIQQKALTTPTIEQRYYEVQGRSKLEVLCRVIDIEAPRLTIVFANTKRAVDDATDALVARGYAADRLHGDINQTMRERVMRNFRNGNVEVLVATDVAARGLDVNDIDLIVNLELPYDAEDYVHRIGRTGRAGRSGKAVSLVAGREIYLMQRIQRFINIRVERARVPSQEELEATRVDKTFEKVKAVLEGASYTNHEHSIQRLLDIGFSPTEIASALMDLLMKDQVRETEQIVEDRAGKKFEPKPRPQAAAPAPKPAPAPAATPAPQAEAAPALVAEAAAPALVAEAASAAEVPAAGAESTESAPAPSAEAPAASAAPAEEEDSGPVNPQAASPAPAPRMTPARFDNEYDSDHEDAADERPLPKKQTSWVQKGPRSGMVRLFINVGGMDQVRPQDIAGMLYNTIQDLRPGSIGAIDVLEKCSFVEVPDDSVEAVLEGVRGAQLRGRDVRMDHADRPDDTSGIRPKRFGGGAGGGFKKPGFGGGFNKGGFNKGGFGGGGGGGFKGYGGQGGGFKKPGFGGGFKKGGFGSKPWQNREGEGPSPGYGGDEGGPRREDADRGGGGGFGGGGYGGPPKRPFGGNRFGGGGGGFKKKW; encoded by the coding sequence ATGAGTACACACACCTTCCCTGAACTGGGAATTTCCCCTGAGCTTCTTGAAGCCGTCAAATCCCTCGGCTTTGAGCAGCCCTCTCCCATCCAGGCCCAGGCCATTCCCGTGGCGCTGACCGGCCGCGATGTGGTGGGCCAGAGCCAGACCGGTTCCGGCAAGACCATGGCCTTTGGCATCCCGGTGGTGCAGGGCGTGGACGGCTCTCTGCGCCAGGTGCAGGCCCTCATCCTCTGCCCCACACGCGAGCTGGCCATGCAGGTGTGCGCTGAGATCCACAAGCTGGCCTCCTTCAAGGAAGGCGTGCGCGCCACCCCTGTGTACGGCGGCGCCTCCTATGACCGCCAGATCCGCGCGCTGCAGAGCGGCTCCCAGATCGTGGTGGGCACCCCGGGCCGTATCCTCGACTTCATGGAGCGCGGACTCATCAAGTTCGACGCCCTCAAGGCCCTCGTCTTTGACGAAGCCGATGAGATGCTGGACATGGGCTTCAGCGACGACATCGACCGCCTGATGGCCGCCGTACCTAAGGAGCGCCAGACTATCTTCTTCTCCGCCACCTTTGAGCCGCGCATCCGCCGTCTGGTGGAAAACTACACGCGCAACGCCGCCACCATCACCATCCAGCAGAAGGCGCTGACCACCCCGACCATCGAGCAGCGCTACTACGAAGTACAGGGCCGCTCCAAGCTGGAGGTCCTCTGCCGCGTGATCGACATCGAGGCCCCGCGCCTGACGATCGTGTTTGCCAATACCAAGCGCGCTGTGGACGACGCCACCGACGCCCTCGTGGCCCGTGGCTACGCCGCCGACCGCCTGCATGGCGACATCAACCAAACCATGCGCGAGCGCGTGATGCGCAACTTCCGCAATGGCAACGTGGAGGTCCTCGTGGCCACCGACGTAGCCGCCCGTGGCCTGGACGTGAATGACATCGACCTCATCGTCAATCTGGAGCTGCCCTACGATGCGGAAGACTACGTTCACCGCATCGGCCGCACCGGCCGTGCCGGACGCAGTGGCAAGGCCGTGAGCCTCGTGGCAGGCCGTGAAATCTACCTCATGCAGCGCATCCAGCGCTTCATCAACATCCGCGTGGAGCGCGCCCGAGTGCCCTCGCAGGAGGAGCTCGAAGCCACCCGCGTGGACAAGACTTTTGAGAAGGTGAAGGCCGTGCTGGAAGGCGCCAGCTACACCAACCACGAGCACAGCATCCAGCGCCTGCTGGACATCGGCTTCTCCCCCACGGAGATCGCCAGCGCGCTGATGGACCTCCTCATGAAGGATCAGGTGCGTGAAACCGAGCAGATAGTGGAAGATCGCGCTGGAAAGAAATTTGAGCCCAAGCCGCGCCCGCAGGCTGCTGCGCCCGCCCCAAAACCGGCACCGGCCCCAGCTGCCACCCCTGCACCGCAGGCCGAAGCCGCCCCCGCTTTGGTGGCAGAAGCTGCCGCCCCCGCTTTGGTGGCAGAAGCTGCCTCCGCCGCTGAGGTCCCTGCCGCAGGCGCTGAGAGCACCGAGTCCGCTCCTGCACCGTCTGCAGAAGCCCCTGCGGCATCCGCCGCTCCTGCGGAAGAGGAAGACTCCGGCCCGGTGAACCCCCAGGCCGCCTCCCCTGCCCCGGCACCGCGCATGACTCCGGCCCGATTTGACAACGAGTACGACTCCGACCACGAAGACGCTGCAGACGAGCGCCCCCTGCCCAAGAAGCAGACCAGCTGGGTGCAGAAAGGCCCGCGCTCCGGCATGGTGCGCCTCTTCATCAATGTGGGCGGCATGGATCAGGTGCGCCCGCAGGACATCGCCGGCATGCTTTACAACACCATCCAGGACCTCCGCCCCGGCAGTATTGGCGCCATCGACGTGTTGGAGAAATGCAGCTTTGTCGAAGTCCCGGACGACTCCGTGGAAGCCGTGCTGGAAGGCGTGCGCGGTGCGCAGCTGCGCGGCCGTGATGTCCGCATGGACCACGCCGACCGTCCTGACGACACCAGCGGCATCCGCCCCAAGCGCTTCGGCGGTGGTGCCGGTGGCGGCTTCAAGAAGCCCGGCTTTGGCGGCGGCTTCAACAAAGGTGGCTTCAACAAAGGCGGATTCGGCGGTGGTGGTGGCGGTGGCTTCAAAGGCTACGGCGGCCAAGGCGGCGGATTCAAAAAGCCCGGCTTCGGCGGTGGCTTCAAGAAGGGCGGCTTTGGCAGCAAGCCATGGCAGAACCGCGAAGGCGAAGGCCCCAGCCCCGGCTACGGCGGCGATGAGGGCGGCCCACGCCGTGAAGATGCCGACAGAGGCGGCGGTGGTGGTTTTGGCGGTGGCGGCTACGGCGGCCCTCCCAAGCGCCCCTTCGGTGGCAACCGCTTCGGCGGTGGTGGTGGCGGCTTCAAAAAGAAGTGGTAG
- a CDS encoding DHH family phosphoesterase produces MPANATTAEIVAAMRSAQRIAVVAHVRPDGDAVGSVLGLVLSLRALGKDVIAILEDGVPGHLAFLPGTDTVVQPGTEPLGLDLAIALDTSTHERVGAKTKALLDAAPLLVNIDHHPTNPGYGQLNLIDADSPATGQIIYNLLSEHGLPIDDAVLQNLFVAISTDTGSFQFSNVNARTHRIVAEMIEAGLDTARLAQLVYQSYPLRRLELMRDMLNHMKFSADGRVLSWQLRRELMEAVGMQAGDTEGLIDILRMVDSVVGCVIFEDMPDGKVRVSARSKDSRLDVSVVCGHFGGGGHRMASGTRMKGPIEEAAQKFLEVLEHEVRRID; encoded by the coding sequence ATGCCCGCCAACGCCACCACCGCTGAAATCGTCGCCGCCATGCGCTCTGCGCAGCGTATTGCCGTGGTGGCCCATGTCCGCCCGGATGGAGATGCCGTGGGCTCTGTGCTCGGCCTCGTGCTGAGCCTGCGTGCGCTGGGAAAAGACGTCATCGCCATTCTGGAGGATGGCGTGCCGGGGCATCTCGCCTTTCTGCCCGGCACAGACACGGTGGTGCAGCCCGGCACCGAGCCTCTGGGGCTGGACCTCGCCATCGCACTGGACACCTCCACCCACGAGCGCGTGGGGGCCAAGACCAAGGCGTTGCTGGATGCCGCCCCGCTGCTGGTCAATATCGATCACCATCCCACCAATCCCGGCTACGGCCAGCTTAATCTCATCGATGCGGACTCCCCCGCCACCGGCCAGATCATCTACAATCTCCTGAGCGAGCACGGACTGCCCATCGACGATGCCGTGCTGCAGAATCTCTTTGTGGCCATCTCCACGGACACGGGCTCCTTCCAGTTCTCCAATGTGAATGCGCGCACGCACCGCATCGTGGCGGAGATGATCGAGGCCGGGCTGGACACCGCGCGCCTGGCGCAGCTCGTCTATCAGTCCTACCCGCTGCGCCGCCTGGAGCTCATGCGGGACATGCTCAACCACATGAAATTCAGCGCCGACGGCCGCGTGCTGAGCTGGCAGCTCCGCCGCGAGCTGATGGAAGCCGTGGGCATGCAGGCCGGAGACACCGAGGGGCTCATCGACATCCTACGCATGGTGGACTCCGTGGTGGGCTGCGTCATTTTTGAAGACATGCCGGATGGCAAGGTGCGTGTGAGCGCCCGCTCCAAGGACAGCCGGCTGGACGTCTCCGTGGTCTGCGGCCACTTCGGCGGCGGCGGCCACCGCATGGCCTCAGGCACCCGGATGAAAGGCCCCATCGAAGAGGCCGCACAGAAATTTTTGGAAGTACTCGAACATGAAGTCAGACGAATTGATTAG
- a CDS encoding thiamine pyrophosphate-dependent enzyme produces MSTAIDTPAAPATEKLTKKALTADHPTWCPGCGDFAVLNIFYRVLEKLQYPHENIVCVAGIGCSSRFPYFMNTHGIHFIHGRALPLATGISLSRPDVHVFVFGGDGDGFSIGGNHLNHAARKNIKLTYVIMDNFVYGLTKKQTSPTSPIGFKSKTDPTGSIDRPINPMRQLLASGATFIARTHAAQVKHMEAMFERAILHDGFSVVECLSECVMFYSGAFDDSTPRKGGTYELIDETQHDVTDETAAFKMAENLAPGKFGVYYQVNRPTKNALEQKWIDETQSKLGGVSQKEILKKRFEAMR; encoded by the coding sequence ATGTCCACCGCCATCGACACTCCTGCTGCTCCCGCCACGGAAAAGCTCACGAAAAAAGCCCTCACTGCCGACCATCCCACGTGGTGCCCCGGCTGCGGCGACTTCGCCGTGCTGAACATCTTTTACCGCGTGCTGGAAAAGCTGCAGTATCCCCATGAAAACATCGTCTGCGTGGCCGGCATCGGCTGCTCCAGCCGCTTCCCGTATTTCATGAACACGCACGGCATCCACTTCATCCATGGTCGTGCGCTGCCCCTGGCCACCGGCATCTCCCTGAGCCGCCCCGACGTGCACGTCTTCGTCTTCGGCGGTGACGGCGACGGCTTCTCCATCGGCGGCAACCACCTCAACCACGCTGCGCGCAAAAACATCAAGCTTACCTACGTCATCATGGACAACTTCGTCTATGGCCTGACCAAGAAGCAGACCAGCCCGACGAGCCCCATCGGCTTCAAGAGCAAGACCGACCCCACCGGCAGCATTGACCGTCCCATCAACCCCATGCGCCAGCTCCTCGCCAGCGGCGCCACCTTCATCGCCCGCACGCATGCTGCGCAGGTGAAGCACATGGAGGCCATGTTTGAGCGCGCCATCCTGCATGATGGCTTCAGCGTGGTGGAGTGCCTGAGCGAGTGCGTCATGTTCTACTCCGGCGCTTTCGACGACAGCACCCCGCGCAAAGGCGGCACCTACGAACTCATCGATGAAACGCAGCACGACGTCACCGACGAAACCGCCGCTTTCAAGATGGCCGAAAACCTCGCCCCGGGGAAATTCGGTGTCTATTATCAGGTGAACCGCCCCACCAAGAACGCCCTGGAGCAGAAGTGGATCGACGAGACTCAGTCCAAGCTCGGCGGCGTCTCCCAGAAGGAGATCCTCAAGAAGCGCTTTGAGGCTATGAGGTAG
- the truB gene encoding tRNA pseudouridine(55) synthase TruB: protein MKSDELISGVLLVDKGQDMTSHDVVAVARRCLNMKKIGHCGTLDPMATGMLILVLGNGTRLSDLLMSEDKEYVGTLKLGQTTNSQDAEGEVTEEKPVPADLTLEQVKAAFDTMRGDFYQMPPMVSAIKVDGVPLYKLARKGQEVEREPRFVRVYDYEITRFEPPYVDFRVVCSKGFYVRTYAHDVGQKLGCGAHLSALRRTRSGHFRLLPGKYVTFDQLKQGKKDEVLSSMLTLYDVSKLRGA from the coding sequence ATGAAGTCAGACGAATTGATTAGCGGCGTCCTCCTGGTGGACAAAGGCCAGGACATGACCTCACACGATGTGGTGGCCGTGGCCCGGCGCTGCCTGAACATGAAGAAGATCGGCCACTGCGGCACGCTCGATCCCATGGCCACGGGCATGCTCATTCTCGTGCTCGGAAACGGCACCCGCCTCTCTGATCTCCTCATGTCCGAGGACAAGGAATACGTAGGCACCCTCAAGCTCGGGCAGACCACCAACAGCCAGGACGCCGAAGGTGAAGTGACCGAGGAGAAGCCCGTGCCCGCCGATCTCACGCTTGAGCAGGTGAAGGCCGCCTTTGACACCATGCGCGGAGATTTCTACCAGATGCCGCCCATGGTCTCCGCCATCAAGGTGGACGGCGTGCCGCTCTACAAGCTGGCCCGCAAAGGCCAGGAAGTCGAGCGCGAGCCCCGCTTTGTGCGCGTGTACGACTACGAGATCACCCGCTTTGAGCCGCCGTATGTGGACTTCCGCGTTGTGTGCAGCAAGGGCTTCTACGTCCGCACCTACGCGCACGATGTGGGTCAGAAGCTCGGTTGCGGCGCGCACCTCAGCGCCCTGCGCCGCACCCGCTCAGGCCACTTCCGCCTGCTGCCCGGCAAGTACGTCACCTTTGACCAGCTCAAGCAGGGGAAGAAAGACGAAGTCCTCTCCTCCATGCTCACGCTCTATGATGTGAGCAAGCTGCGCGGGGCGTAA
- a CDS encoding ATP-binding protein produces the protein MPTSSALRDALTQSPNNLSLLLLYGRACLEELHLDEAREVFSRALELAPDQTDALLGIARVLFLEGDTSGAAVRAERVILLEPTNAQAHLLLSRVYLSEGDRAKAIEHFDRAAQIDGTMSDPALERELGRTARDARKTAPAPAPEPTGQEQTASTGPGDPDEFFEPPFDDPPYDWRPETFYAPGDPERGNVTFADVGGMEELKEEIRLKITYPLQFPDLYKAYGRKTGGGILIYGPPGCGKTLILRAVAGEVPCNYLSVGLHEIFDPYFGSTERNLHQIFETARANAPCVLVFDDIDSLAMDRRQIRESQMRNLVNQFLHEMDGIRSDNQRVLVIGATNQPWALDPAFRRPGRFDQAIFVPPPDAPARAQIIELLAKDKPIAEFDTAELIEATNGFSGADLKWVFDRAAELALSAAIHTGHPVPITEELLLAVAKAHTPTTQEWFDGVRTHAHNTPDNPDSIFNDMRKFLNAPSNTKKER, from the coding sequence ATGCCAACCTCCTCCGCCCTCCGCGACGCGCTGACACAGTCTCCGAACAACCTTTCGCTGCTGCTGCTCTATGGTCGTGCCTGCTTGGAAGAGCTGCATCTGGACGAAGCGCGCGAGGTTTTCTCCCGCGCTCTGGAGCTGGCCCCGGATCAAACAGATGCGCTGCTGGGCATCGCCCGGGTGCTCTTTCTGGAAGGCGACACCTCCGGCGCGGCTGTGCGTGCCGAGCGTGTGATCCTGCTGGAGCCGACCAATGCCCAGGCCCACCTGCTGCTGAGCCGCGTGTACCTCAGCGAAGGCGACCGCGCCAAGGCCATCGAACACTTTGACCGCGCCGCCCAGATCGACGGTACCATGAGCGATCCCGCGCTGGAGCGCGAGCTGGGCCGTACCGCCCGCGATGCCCGCAAGACCGCCCCGGCTCCCGCCCCCGAGCCCACCGGCCAGGAGCAGACCGCCAGCACCGGCCCGGGAGACCCCGACGAGTTTTTTGAGCCTCCTTTTGACGATCCGCCCTATGACTGGCGTCCCGAGACCTTTTACGCCCCAGGCGACCCCGAACGCGGCAATGTGACCTTTGCCGATGTGGGCGGCATGGAGGAGCTCAAGGAGGAAATCCGCCTTAAGATCACCTACCCGCTGCAGTTCCCCGATCTCTACAAGGCCTATGGCCGCAAGACCGGCGGAGGCATCCTCATCTACGGACCGCCCGGCTGTGGCAAGACGCTGATCCTGCGCGCCGTGGCTGGCGAGGTGCCGTGCAACTACCTCTCCGTGGGTCTGCACGAGATCTTTGACCCCTACTTTGGCAGCACCGAGCGGAACCTGCACCAGATCTTTGAAACCGCCCGCGCCAATGCGCCTTGCGTGCTGGTGTTTGACGACATCGACTCCCTGGCCATGGACCGCCGCCAGATCCGCGAGAGCCAGATGCGCAATCTGGTGAACCAGTTCCTGCACGAGATGGACGGCATCCGCAGCGACAACCAGCGCGTGCTGGTGATCGGTGCCACGAACCAGCCCTGGGCGCTGGACCCCGCCTTCCGCCGTCCCGGCCGTTTTGACCAGGCCATCTTTGTGCCGCCGCCAGATGCCCCTGCCCGCGCGCAGATCATCGAGCTGCTTGCCAAGGACAAGCCCATCGCCGAATTTGACACCGCCGAGCTGATCGAGGCTACGAACGGCTTCTCTGGTGCTGACCTCAAGTGGGTGTTTGACCGTGCCGCCGAGCTGGCGCTCTCCGCCGCCATCCACACCGGCCACCCGGTGCCCATCACCGAGGAGTTGCTGCTGGCCGTGGCCAAAGCCCACACGCCCACCACCCAGGAGTGGTTTGACGGTGTGCGCACCCACGCCCACAACACCCCGGACAACCCCGACAGCATCTTCAACGACATGCGCAAATTCCTCAACGCGCCGTCGAATACGAAGAAGGAGCGGTAG
- a CDS encoding aldehyde dehydrogenase (NADP(+)) produces MTLTGHHLIAGREAAPHGHFFHAFNPTTGAQLEPVFGDATHAEADEALQAADAAFDALRTATPETRAKLLDTIAEEITALGDALLERAHAECALPMARLTGERGRAIGQLKLFAALIREGSWAQPSVDHAIPDRQPLPKPDVRRVLLPIGPVVVFGASNFPFAIGVIGTDTVCALASGCPVVVKGHPAHPGTCEMLSRAVLAALHKVGLPAGCFSLVHGKGNDIGTTLTKHPLTQAVAFTGSLRGGRALMDVAAARAHPIPVYAEMGSVNPVYVLPGALKERAAKIAEAYIGSVTMGVGQFCTNPAVVLGLKSDGLKEFISSASSFAAKVAPQTMLHRGICEAYDAGTAVWQTIDGLELAGQSEAPASEEASQAACRIFTTTIDVLESNAELRREVFGPCSIITECATLDDMLRYTAGLEGQLTATIQGTEQDLRDYAPLIRALERKVGRIIFNGFPTGIEVCPSMHHGGPYPAASHSFFTSIGTGSIYRFVRPVCYQGFPEEALPELIKDANPRGAMRIVDGVLTR; encoded by the coding sequence ATGACACTCACCGGACACCACCTCATTGCCGGCCGCGAGGCTGCTCCCCACGGCCATTTCTTCCACGCCTTCAATCCCACCACCGGCGCGCAGCTGGAGCCCGTCTTTGGCGACGCCACCCATGCCGAGGCCGATGAAGCCCTGCAGGCCGCAGACGCCGCCTTTGACGCCCTGCGCACCGCCACGCCTGAGACACGCGCCAAGCTGCTGGACACCATCGCCGAAGAGATCACCGCCCTCGGAGACGCGCTGCTGGAGCGCGCCCATGCCGAGTGCGCGCTGCCCATGGCACGCCTGACCGGCGAGCGCGGACGCGCCATCGGCCAGCTCAAGCTCTTCGCCGCCCTGATCCGCGAAGGCTCCTGGGCGCAGCCCAGCGTGGACCACGCCATACCGGACCGCCAGCCGCTGCCAAAGCCAGACGTGCGCCGCGTGCTGCTGCCCATCGGCCCTGTGGTGGTGTTTGGCGCGTCCAATTTCCCCTTCGCCATCGGCGTCATCGGCACGGACACCGTCTGCGCCCTGGCCTCCGGCTGCCCGGTGGTGGTGAAAGGCCACCCCGCACACCCCGGCACCTGCGAGATGCTCTCCCGCGCCGTGCTGGCCGCACTGCACAAGGTGGGCCTGCCTGCAGGCTGCTTCTCCCTCGTGCACGGAAAGGGCAATGACATCGGCACCACGCTGACGAAGCACCCGCTGACCCAGGCCGTGGCCTTCACCGGCTCCCTGCGCGGTGGCCGTGCGCTCATGGACGTGGCTGCAGCCCGCGCACACCCCATCCCCGTGTATGCGGAAATGGGCTCCGTGAACCCCGTGTATGTGCTCCCCGGTGCGCTCAAGGAGCGTGCCGCCAAGATCGCCGAGGCCTACATCGGCTCCGTGACCATGGGCGTGGGCCAGTTCTGCACCAATCCCGCCGTGGTGCTCGGCCTCAAGAGCGACGGGCTCAAGGAGTTCATCAGCAGCGCCTCCTCCTTTGCCGCCAAGGTGGCACCCCAGACCATGCTGCATCGTGGTATCTGCGAAGCTTACGACGCAGGCACCGCCGTGTGGCAGACGATTGACGGCCTGGAGCTGGCTGGACAATCCGAAGCCCCCGCCAGCGAGGAGGCCTCTCAGGCAGCCTGCCGCATCTTCACCACCACCATCGACGTGCTGGAGTCCAACGCCGAGCTGCGCCGCGAGGTCTTCGGCCCCTGCTCCATCATCACCGAATGCGCCACGCTGGACGACATGCTGCGCTACACCGCCGGACTGGAAGGCCAGCTGACCGCCACCATCCAAGGCACCGAGCAGGACCTGCGAGACTACGCCCCGCTCATCCGCGCGCTGGAGCGCAAGGTGGGCCGCATCATCTTCAATGGATTCCCCACCGGCATCGAGGTCTGTCCCTCCATGCACCACGGCGGCCCGTACCCTGCCGCCAGCCACAGCTTCTTCACCAGCATCGGCACCGGCAGCATCTACCGCTTTGTCCGCCCCGTGTGCTACCAGGGCTTCCCCGAAGAAGCGCTTCCTGAGCTCATCAAGGATGCCAATCCCCGTGGTGCCATGCGCATCGTGGATGGTGTGCTGACGCGGTAA
- a CDS encoding 2-oxoacid:acceptor oxidoreductase subunit alpha, which produces MSSVSAPSSSSAPTSLRNAVIRFAGNSQDGIQSIGGFLARLAGRTAQEVMTYMTIPSTISGGPSIFQVHLGSGEVLHEGDEADVLVAFYKHSYQNHIGSLRKGGICFYDTADMTAEDLNHDRGIIHIGVPFTSATVEAVGGSTRDRGKNMFVLGMVCAVFNLDKEKLVGIVSRQFGRKDESVLRNALLAFDAGFAYQVGDVEKFSFVPGEAPGSHRISADGNQMMTLGLIAAGVRYGSAYPITPWSSIMETLRVELPKYGGIYVQAEDELAAVAMTIGAAFAGHLAITGSAGPGLSLKMEALGYASMAEIPLIVVNVQRGGPSTGLPTSVEQSDLMQAIYGSHGDSPRIVLAPKDVEDCFYIALEAGKLAKKYSCPVIILSDQALSSRIEAFEEPDLDKHWVEPELDLATRPADFKPYPLDAITRHAPPGAKMAGGKYPIATGLEHDEMGHPSGSPKMHTLMTAKRRNKLVQLSKELPLPEIHGDTTGDALVVGWGSTFGPIKESVTRMRSEGHKVGAIHLRHLHPMPAGLGDLFKQYKHVVCVEMNDSGLYGYGQLATLLRASLADPRIQSVCKTDGLAFRIREIVTGVEKIMTQA; this is translated from the coding sequence ATGTCTTCAGTCTCAGCTCCTTCGTCGTCGTCAGCCCCCACCTCTCTTCGCAACGCCGTCATCCGCTTTGCCGGAAACTCCCAGGACGGAATCCAGTCCATCGGGGGCTTCCTGGCCCGTCTGGCAGGCCGCACGGCCCAGGAGGTGATGACCTACATGACCATCCCGTCCACGATCTCCGGTGGCCCGTCCATCTTCCAGGTGCATCTGGGCTCCGGCGAGGTGCTGCATGAAGGCGACGAGGCGGACGTGCTGGTGGCCTTTTACAAGCACAGCTACCAGAACCACATCGGCTCCCTGCGCAAAGGCGGCATCTGCTTCTACGACACCGCCGACATGACCGCCGAGGACCTGAACCATGACCGTGGCATCATCCACATCGGCGTGCCCTTCACCTCCGCCACCGTGGAGGCCGTGGGCGGCTCCACGCGTGACCGCGGCAAGAACATGTTCGTGCTCGGCATGGTCTGCGCCGTCTTCAATCTCGACAAGGAAAAGCTCGTGGGCATCGTCAGCCGCCAGTTTGGCCGCAAGGACGAGAGCGTGCTGCGCAATGCGCTGCTGGCCTTTGACGCCGGTTTTGCCTATCAGGTGGGCGACGTGGAGAAGTTCTCCTTCGTCCCTGGCGAGGCCCCAGGCAGCCACCGCATCAGCGCGGACGGCAACCAGATGATGACCCTCGGCCTGATCGCCGCCGGTGTGCGCTACGGCTCCGCCTACCCCATCACCCCGTGGTCCTCCATCATGGAAACCCTCCGCGTGGAGCTGCCAAAGTATGGCGGCATCTACGTGCAGGCAGAGGACGAACTGGCCGCTGTGGCCATGACCATCGGCGCTGCCTTTGCAGGTCACCTGGCCATCACCGGCAGTGCAGGCCCCGGCCTGAGCCTGAAGATGGAAGCCCTGGGCTACGCCAGCATGGCGGAGATCCCGCTCATCGTGGTAAACGTGCAGCGCGGCGGCCCCTCCACGGGTCTGCCCACCAGCGTGGAGCAGTCCGACCTCATGCAGGCCATCTACGGCAGCCACGGCGACAGCCCGCGCATCGTGCTTGCGCCCAAGGACGTGGAAGACTGCTTCTACATCGCCCTGGAGGCCGGCAAGCTGGCCAAGAAATATTCCTGCCCCGTCATCATCCTGAGCGATCAGGCCCTGAGCAGCCGCATCGAGGCCTTTGAAGAGCCTGATCTGGACAAGCACTGGGTGGAGCCCGAGCTGGACCTGGCCACCCGCCCGGCTGACTTCAAGCCCTACCCGCTGGACGCCATCACCCGCCACGCCCCGCCGGGAGCCAAGATGGCAGGCGGCAAGTACCCCATCGCCACCGGTCTGGAGCACGACGAAATGGGCCACCCCAGCGGCAGCCCCAAGATGCATACGCTCATGACGGCCAAGCGCCGCAACAAGCTGGTGCAGCTTTCCAAGGAACTGCCGCTGCCCGAGATCCATGGCGACACCACCGGTGACGCCCTCGTGGTCGGCTGGGGCAGCACCTTTGGCCCCATCAAGGAAAGCGTGACCCGCATGCGCAGCGAAGGGCACAAAGTGGGGGCCATCCACCTCCGCCACCTGCACCCCATGCCCGCCGGTCTGGGCGATCTCTTCAAGCAGTACAAGCATGTCGTCTGCGTGGAGATGAACGACTCCGGCCTCTACGGCTACGGCCAGCTGGCCACCCTTCTGCGCGCCAGCCTGGCAGATCCCCGCATCCAGTCCGTCTGCAAGACCGACGGCCTCGCCTTCCGCATCCGCGAGATCGTCACCGGCGTGGAAAAGATCATGACCCAGGCCTGA